The Hippoglossus stenolepis isolate QCI-W04-F060 chromosome 11, HSTE1.2, whole genome shotgun sequence genome includes a window with the following:
- the LOC118118143 gene encoding inhibin beta C chain, which translates to MLRPCALHRLSCTLLLLLLSLSSPGESRPHVARKGAPDMDRTDSQRALLLEAVKTGILSSLGMDREPRATQKASGPELREMFQLYREKLREMRGNSSRPMSETWQSTVSTVLFPATVDPVKVPWRREHPQSVRHMQWFRAVFHKPPHIQTGVTLARAELKISRQILNKPTSVKPEARQEFKVRVNGMKPMNSAAWSHTDHVNVSTCQDVLLDLSPEVEKWVISDGGQVLVVDVGMVVVGRDALKTNPTISLELGLVQPKPAQRTRRSNKEDDCDERGWCCRKSVIVSFKDIGWTDWVVAPAEYTMHFCDGACPHNYKPASMHTQVKSRLHQITKGEMPHPCCVPAAYEPMVLMHYDSRGKLKLTPFNDFIVSKCHCA; encoded by the exons ATGCTCAGACCATGCGCACTCCATCGACTCTCctgcacgctgctgctgctcctcctctccctctctagCCCAGGGGAGAGCCGGCCTCACGTGGCCCGCAAGGGCGCACCTGACATGGACAGGACAGACAGCCAAAGGGCCCTGCTCTTGGAGGCGGTGAAGACGGGAATCCTCAGCTCGTTGGGTATGGACAGGGAGCCCAGGGCGACCCAAAAGGCCTCAGGGCCGGAGCTGAGGGAGATGTTTCAGCTCTACAGAGAAAAGCTGAGGGAGATGAGAGGGAATTCCAGCCGACCGATGAGCGAAACCTGGCAATCAACAGTTTCCACGGTACTTTTTCCAGCCACAG tggaTCCAGTAAAAGTACCTTGGAGACGAGAACACCCACAGTCAGTTCGACACATGCAGTGGTTCAGAGCTGTTTTCCATAAACCCCCCCACATCCAGACTGGGGTGACTCTGGCTCGGGCAGAGCTGAAGATTTCCAGgcagatcttaaataaacccACGTCAGTTAAGCCTGAGGCGAGACAAGAGTTTAAAGTTCGAGTCAACGGAATGAAGCCGATGAACTCTGCTGCTTGGTCTCACACAGACCACGTCAACGTCTCAACCTGTCAAGATGTGCTGTTGGACCTCAGCCCCGAGGTGGAGAAGTGGGTGATAAGTGACGGTGGTCAAGTGCTGGTTGTGGATGTAGGGATGGTTGTGGTCGGCAGAGATGCCCTGAAGACAAACCCAACCATTTCTCTGGAATTAGGCCTCGTGCAGCCCAAACCGGCTCAGAGGACGAGACGCTCCAACAAGGAGGACGACTGTGACGAACGAGGATGGTGCTGCCGTAAGTCAGTCATCGTGTCCTTCAAAGACATCGGCTGGACGGACTGGGTGGTGGCCCCAGCCGAATACACGATGCATTTCTGCGACGGCGCCTGCCCCCACAACTACAAGCCGGCCAGCATGCACACGCAGGTGAAGTCCCGGCTGCACCAGATTACCAAAGGAGAGATGCCTCACCCCTGCTGCGTGCCGGCGGCCTACGAGCCCATGGTCCTCATGCACTATGACAGTAGGGGAAAGTTAAAGCTGACACCTTTCAACGACTTTATTGTCAGTAAATGTCACTGTgcctga